Proteins from a genomic interval of Cottoperca gobio chromosome 8, fCotGob3.1, whole genome shotgun sequence:
- the aatka gene encoding LOW QUALITY PROTEIN: serine/threonine-protein kinase LMTK1 (The sequence of the model RefSeq protein was modified relative to this genomic sequence to represent the inferred CDS: deleted 1 base in 1 codon): MVFVLHVIVMSSAFFNPSFGFSSHFDTDGAPLSELSWPSSLAVVAVSFSGLFTFVFLMLACLCCKKGDIGFKEFENSEGEEYQADLSLASPSSQNGPEVYILPLTEVSLPVSKQPGRSIQLLKSSDLGRHSLLYLKEIGHGWFGKVLLGEVNAGLSTTQVVVKELKASASVQDQMQFLEEVQPYRTLQHPALLQCLAQCSEVTPYLLVMEFCPLGDLKSYLRSCRVADSETPDPLILQRMACDIASGLLQLHKYNFIHSDLALRNCLLTSEMSVKIGDYGLSHSRYKDDYYVTQDQIWVPLRWIAPELIDEVHGNLLVVDQTKSSNIWSLGVTMWELFELGNQPYRHYSDRQVLTYAVKEQQLKLPKPLLQFPLAERWYEVMQFCWLQQELRPSSEEVHLLVTYLCAKGSSDAEEDFEQRWNTLRPNLLGSTSHTATSTALVLTPTPASTDLPSPDQTPAVELASSASSSFPLLEHFSDSFHSDTGDDLLTVTETSHGLNFEYKWEQARAEQPYCSSSTSGALGQGNPYYQDIYYSSKESTSGGCKTDSQTSGISPSYYEPEHPGVVPVLSAHSPSVSSEYYIRIEEPVECNIDLDDSNVDYSPELVPSSSRLSSESQTGSSMAQPSAYWSTDNNKSTAYDSDSSPTVQLTMEPLLRKSSSTSPVKLSHLHNCFSSSQDDTVYCEQSSAYKARQSGLTELDTSPESRSNLLHPAGRLENPRSLSQAVSSPSLGFCDPYLEASTGRSTVNESCHTIMGPLRKTLPIVNHISIDVGTDDGLLVGQQRGNDIEDDLFSEGEATNWTSNHSANNNSLSFDGRQTGNGHDIYLDLPYAAHSNTTELWSLTKATTRTFHSSRFCGTSEAEGGDSGCNAASKPTDLGSYIHLWHKEREEAATQAERNLTADNLRSIDSLTSSRGTEGGKMEGRYEKQLLHNGERLYSEPKMIPEASYIKSPSTLKEPQTGQTGAFSDKQRGNIWEGGSTRISVGLGDKRLNYPETLESSRALDSGMGVRDSSISLVELGDYSEDDDDDMTDITLGIFADFNLDFAEIEEEELSPLKHSEGTSDSVDTLNLSSSMVSSCDQAFSPDPFNTPVLPKSLDSGYDTENNESPEFLFKELGDPRGGDRSPRLGGEPELVLQVGLGQGVCTSKSTSELQFKGLTDKNPYRDSAYFSDYDAENERSPRDESSKFFAGSSHRDLSSVRVDDLVKRQFNQGYLTNLRHIQHAMVSLSEADASSHHPLPTPGLTMLSPYPPQMGGCLTKESAPADDDLGLEHSGEEPSSELSYSIGSEASSTVQVASGNREEGNRRADDYSPVQSLHSDSTITDYRDEAHKEKENSDGSTEEELPEFNHIKEETENRREGVRLNDEDFEDIDAGECDSQDSLCEESNGPINLSSSSSLLELCGEDVRAPLEEAEDEDDSDDSESDEELRTYNIQEEDSEESEDDFSTVPVVVSDCSRARHLRSLLKMPTLLTQSFCDELERKKKAVSFFDDVTVFLFDQESPTGELADYAFSTGTECSGQEPSEERNTDHQLQSDPKLEAQSCESFCVPDESAGNNSEEGGGYEWEDDLSFEPRPSSPDTIPEPKSPPTSTSNSPEAPKPAAVALNRFMVSRFSITHVSDPHMGSVTGNSDNSPNH, encoded by the exons GAGTTTGAAAACAGTGAGGGAGAGGAGTACCAGGCAGATCTCTCCCTGGCCTCGCCTTCCTCCCAGAATGGCCCCGAGGTCTACATCCTGCCCCTCACTGAGgtctccctgcctgtctccAAACAGCCTGGCAGATCCA TCCAGCTGCTGAAATCATCAGACCTCGGCCGCCATAGTCTACTCTATCTAAAGGAGATTGGACATGGCTGGTTTGGCAAG GTTCTGCTGGGCGAGGTCAATGCGGGCCTCAGCACCACCCAGGTGGTGGTAAAGGAGCTGAAGGCCAGTGCCAGTGTCCAGGATCAGATGCAGTTCCTGGAGGAGGTGCAGCCATACCG AACCCTCCAGCACCCTGCCCTCCTGCAGTGCCTGGCACAGTGCTCAGAGGTCACTCCTTATCTGCTGGTCATGGAGTTTTGCCCTCTG GGTGATCTGAAGAGCTACCTGCGCAGTTGTCGGGTAGCTGACTCCGAGACTCCTGACCCTTTGATCCTCCAGCGAATGGCGTGCGACATTGCCTCAGGGCTTCTGCAACTCCACAAATACAACTTCATACACAG TGACCTGGCCTTGAGAAACTGCCTGCTAACTTCAGAAATGTCAGTCAAGATCGGAGACTATGGCCTTTCTCACAGCCGATACAAG GATGACTATTATGTAACACAAGACCAGATCTGGGTGCCCCTGCGCTGGATTGCACCTGAGCTCATAGACGAGGTCCACGGAAACCTGCTGGTCGTTGACCAAACAAAATCCAGCAACATATG GTCATTGGGGGTCACAATGTGGGAGCTGTTTGAGCTGGGAAACCAGCCGTACAGACACTACTCTGACAGACAGGTGCTGACATATGCTGTGAAGGAACAGCAGCTCAAACTACCCAAACCCCTGCTCCAATTCCCCCTGGCTGAGCGCTG GTATGAGGTGATGCAGTTCTGCTGGCTGCAGCAAGAGCTGAGACCCAGCAGTGAGGAAGTCCACCTTCTGGTCACATACCTGTGTGCCAAAGGCTCCAGTGATGCTGAGGAAGATTTTGAACAACGTTGGAACACTTTGAGACCCAACCTGCTCGGCAGCACCTCTCACACAGCTACATCCACAGCCCTAGTCCTGACCCCTACACCCGCCTCGACTGACCTCCCCAGTCCAGACCAAACTCCGGCGGTGGAGCTGGCCTCCTCTGCCTCGTCCTCCTTCCCCCTCCTGGAGCACTTCTCCGACAGCTTCCACTCTGACACAGGCGACGACCTGCTGACCGTCACGGAGACCAGCCATGGTCTCAACTTTGAGTACAAGTGGGAGCAGGCCCGAGCTGAGCAGCCCTACTGCTCCTCTTCCACCAGCGGGGCACTGGGCCAGGGGAACCCATATTACCAGGACATCTACTATTCAAGTAAAGAAAGCACCTCAGGGGGCTGCAAGACTGACAGCCAGACCTCAGGCATATCTCCATCCTATTATGAACCTGAACACCCGGGTGTGGTCCCAGTGTTGAGTGCACACAGCCCGTCGGTCAGCAGCGAGTACTACATTCGCATAGAGGAACCAGTAGAGTGTAACATTGACCTGGATGACAGCAATGTGGACTACAGCCCAGAACTGgtgcccagcagcagcaggttgtcGTCCGAGAGTCAAACTGGTTCATCCATGGCACAGCCCAGTGCTTACTGGTCAACTGACAACAACAAATCTACTGCCTATGACTCTGATTCAAGCCCCACTGTCCAACTCACCATGGAGCCACTGCTGAGAAAGTCATCCAGCACCAGCCCTGTAAAGCTAAGCCACTTGCACAACTGCTTCTCATCCAGTCAGGACGACACAGTCTACTGCGAACAGTCATCAGCGTACAAGGCACGACAGTCCGGTCTGACTGAACTGGATACATCGCCAGAGTCCAGATCAAACCTTCTCCATCCAGCGGGGCGTTTAGAAAACCCACGCAGTTTGTCACAAGCAGTCAGCAGCCCCAGCTTAGGGTTCTGCGATCCCTACCTTGAAGCGAGTACAGGTCGGAGCACGGTTAATGAAAGCTGCCATACTATTATGGGTCCCCTCAGAAAGACACTACCCATAGTGAACCACATTAGCATTGATGTAGGAACTGACGACGGCCTGCTGGTGGGCCAGCAGAGAGGTAACGACATTGAGGATGACCTTTTCTCTGAGGGAGAGGCCACTAACTGGACCTCAAACCATTCAGCAAACAATAATAGCCTGAGCTTTGatggcaggcagacaggcaatGGGCATGACATCTATCTGGACCTTCCATATGCTGCTCACTCCAACACAACAGAATTATGGTCTTTAACCAAGGCCACCACCAGAACCTTCCACAGCTCCAGGTTTTGTGGCACCTCGGAGGCAGAAGGAGGAGACTCTGGTTGTAACGCTGCTAGCAAGCCCACTGACTTAGGTTCATACATTCACTTATGgcacaaagaaagagaggaagctGCCACTCAAGCAGAAAGGAACTTAACTGCAGATAATCTAAGAAGTATTGATTCTCTTACCAGCTCAAGAGgtacagagggaggaaaaatgGAGGGAAGATATGAGAAGCAATTGTTGCATAATGGAGAGAGACTGTACTCTGAGCCTAAGATGATCCCCGAAGCAAGCTATATAAAGTCCCCATCCACTTTAAAGGAGCCACAGACTGGTCAAACAGGAGCCTTTTCAGACAAGCAGAGAGGTAACATATGGGAGGGGGGTTCAACACGAATCTCTGTTGGTCTAGGAGACAAGAGGCTAAACTATCCAGAGACGTTAGAAAGTAGCAGAGCGTTGGACAGTGGAATGGGGGTCAGAGACTCCAGCATTAGCTTGGTTGAGCTTGGTGACTACAGTGAGGATGATGACGATGACATGACAGATATTACGTTGGGGATCTTTGCCGACTTCAACCTGGACTTTGCTGAGATAGAGGAGGAAGAGCTAAGCCCATTGAAGCATTCAGAGGGAACTTCTGACTCTGTCGACACACTTAACCTGTCCTCGTCGATGGTAAGCTCCTGTGATCAGGCCTTCAGCCCCGATCCCTTCAATACCCCTGTCCTACCCAAATCCTTGGACAGTGGCTATGACACGGAGAACAACGAATCTCCAGAGTTTCTCTTCAAAGAGCTTGGAGATCCCCGGGGTGGTGATAGGAGCCCCAGGCTGGGAGGAGAACCTGAACTAGTTTTGCAGGTGGGTTTGGGCCAAGGGGTCTGCACTTCCAAAAGTACCTCCGAGCTACAGTTTAAGGGCCTGACTGATAAGAACCCATACAGGGATTCAGCCTATTTCTCCGACTACGATGCTGAAAATGAGAGG AGCCCTCGAGACGAAAGCAGTAAGTTCTTTGCAGGTTCAAGTCACCGTGACTTGAGCTCTGTAAGAGTTGACGATCTCGTCAAAAGGCAATTCAACCAGGGATATTTAACTAATCTGAGGCACATCCAACATGCAATGGTGAGCCTCTCAGAGGCTGATGCTAGTTCACACCATCCCCTGCCCACCCCTGGGTTGACAATGCTGTCACCGTATCCCCCACAGATGGGCGGCTGCCTGACTAAAGAGTCTGCCCCTGCAGATGATGATCTTGGGTTGGAGCACTCAGGAGAAGAACCTTCCTCCGAGCTTAGCTACTCCATCGGATCCGAAGCCTCTTCCACTGTCCAGGTGGCCTCGGGAAACCGCGAGGAGGGGAACAGAAGAGCAGATGATTATTCCCCTGTCCAGTCTTTGCATTCTGACTCCACCATAACTGACTACAGAGATGAGGCccacaaagaaaaggaaaacagcgATGGATCCACAGAGGAGGAGCTGCCCGAATTCAATCACATCAAGGAAGAGACGGAGAACAGAAGGGAGGGTGTGAGATTAAACGATGAAGATTTTGAGGACATAGACGCGGGGGAATGTGACTCACAGGACAGCTTATGTGAAGAATCCAACGGCCCCATCAACCTGTCCTCTTCCTCGTCATTGCTCGAGCTGTGCGGAGAAGACGTGAGAGCTCCgctggaggaggcggaggatGAAGATGACTCGGATGACAGTGAATCTGACGAAGAGTTGAGGACCTATAACATCCAAGAGGAAGACAGTGAGGAGAGTGAGGATGATTTCAGCACTGTGCCAGTGGTGGTCAGCGACTGCAGCAGGGCTCGACACCTCCGCAGCCTCCTGAAGATGCCCACCCTGCTCACCCAGTCCTTCTGTGACGAgttggagaggaagaagaaagcgGTGTCCTTTTTTGATGATGTCACGGTGTTCCTTTTTGACCAG GAAAGCCCCACGGGAGAGCTGGCTGACTACGCCTTCTCCACAGGAACAGAGTGCAGTGGACAGGAACCTTCAGAGGAAAGAAACACTGACCACCAGCTGCAATCTGACCCTAAACTTGAAGCTCAATCCTGTGAATCGTTCTGTGTTCCCGACGAATCAGCTGGGAACAACTCAGAAGAGG GTGGGGGATATGAATGGGAAGATGACCTCTCGTTCGAACCCCGCCCGTCCTCACCCGACACCATCCCTGAGCCCAAGTCCCCACCAACATCCACCTCCAACAGTCCTGAGGCTCCTAAACCTGCAGCTGTAGCACTTAACCGTTTTATGGTCTCACGATTCTCTATCACACATGTCTCCGACCCCCACATGGGCTCAGTAACAG GGAACAGTGACAATAGCCCAAACCATTGA